From Curtobacterium sp. SGAir0471, the proteins below share one genomic window:
- a CDS encoding phosphomevalonate kinase, protein MIEFRAHGKLFVAGEYAVVEPGQPSVLIALDRAITARVSEGHGSGSVHSEEYGHLPLTWTRDEDGLALDREHHPYDYVMATIDLVEKLRAERGIAPRFHDLRIESQLDDASGRKFGLGSSAAVTVATVGALDRFYGIGLSQRDRFRVALLATVRVNPRASGGDLAASTFGGWLRYSAPDRERLVAMLDSHAVTAILDDTEAWTGFDVQRLPAPKDLELLVGWTGSPASTTKLVSVVRKHRDGGYQAFLDDSRACVDDLTAGLQTGDAATTLDALRRARVLMQRLGASVGSQIETERLATLCDVVEAAGGAAKPSGAGGGDCGIALVPADTDLAGIHRAWEAHDIRHLSVAVQAPEGSVE, encoded by the coding sequence GTGATCGAGTTCCGCGCCCACGGCAAGCTGTTCGTCGCGGGTGAGTACGCCGTCGTCGAGCCCGGGCAGCCGTCCGTGCTCATCGCCCTCGACCGCGCCATCACCGCCCGGGTGAGCGAGGGCCACGGCTCCGGCAGCGTGCACTCCGAGGAGTACGGGCACCTGCCGCTGACCTGGACCCGTGACGAGGACGGTCTGGCGCTCGACCGGGAGCACCACCCCTACGACTACGTGATGGCGACGATCGACCTGGTCGAGAAGCTCCGCGCCGAGCGCGGGATCGCCCCACGGTTCCACGACCTGCGCATCGAGAGCCAGCTCGACGACGCCAGCGGGCGGAAGTTCGGGCTCGGGTCCTCGGCCGCGGTGACCGTCGCGACCGTCGGTGCGCTGGACCGCTTCTACGGCATCGGACTCTCGCAGCGCGACCGCTTCCGCGTCGCCCTGCTCGCCACCGTCCGGGTCAACCCGCGCGCGTCCGGCGGGGACCTCGCCGCGAGCACCTTCGGCGGGTGGCTCCGCTACAGCGCGCCGGACCGCGAGCGCCTCGTGGCGATGCTCGACAGCCACGCCGTGACCGCGATCCTCGACGACACCGAGGCCTGGACCGGCTTCGACGTGCAGCGGCTCCCGGCGCCGAAGGACCTGGAGCTGCTGGTCGGCTGGACGGGCTCGCCGGCGTCGACGACGAAGCTCGTCAGCGTGGTCCGGAAGCACCGCGACGGCGGGTACCAGGCGTTCCTCGACGACAGCCGCGCCTGCGTCGACGACCTGACCGCGGGCCTCCAGACCGGCGACGCCGCGACCACGCTCGACGCCCTGCGGCGCGCCCGCGTCCTCATGCAGCGCCTCGGTGCGTCGGTCGGCTCGCAGATCGAGACCGAGCGCCTCGCGACCCTGTGCGACGTGGTCGAGGCGGCCGGTGGAGCGGCGAAGCCGTCCGGCGCCGGCGGCGGCGACTGCGGCATCGCGCTCGTCCCGGCGGACACCGACCTCGCCGGCATCCACCGCGCCTGGGAGGCGCACGACATCAGACACCTCAGCGTCGCGGTGCAAGCGCCCGAAGGGAGCGTCGAATGA
- a CDS encoding hydroxymethylglutaryl-CoA synthase — protein sequence MTVQQQPVPQQTLRVGIHDIAIATGHHVLELDDLAERLGVDPAKYHVGIGQDAFSVPAPDEDIVTMGAAAAKELIDRHGVDGIRTVLFATESGVDQSKAAGVFVHGLLGLPQNVRVVELKQACYGGTAAVQLALGIIARAPHERVLVIAADVARYDVDTAAEPTQGAGAAAILVSADPDLIEIEPAAGVFTADVDDFWRPNDRSTALVDGRLSVSAYVDAFVGAWDDLASQGGPAYGDIARFVHHQPFTKMALKAHRKLTQHVGEPFDESELATGFTYNKQTGNTYTASLWIGLAALLDLDDDLAGERIALFSYGSGSVGELITGIVRPDYRSHRREGRVRDLLEARVPLTVDAYRELHAAGAATSEDVERPRVTAAPYRFAGVRGGARHYEATAQD from the coding sequence ATGACCGTCCAGCAGCAGCCCGTACCGCAGCAGACCCTGCGTGTCGGCATCCACGACATCGCGATCGCGACCGGGCACCACGTGCTCGAGCTCGACGACCTGGCCGAGCGGCTCGGCGTCGACCCGGCGAAGTACCACGTCGGCATCGGCCAGGACGCCTTCAGCGTGCCCGCCCCCGACGAGGACATCGTCACGATGGGCGCGGCCGCCGCGAAGGAGCTCATCGACCGCCACGGCGTCGACGGCATCCGCACGGTGCTGTTCGCGACCGAGTCCGGCGTCGACCAGTCCAAGGCCGCCGGTGTCTTCGTGCACGGGCTGCTCGGCCTGCCGCAGAACGTCCGCGTGGTCGAGCTGAAGCAGGCCTGCTACGGGGGGACCGCCGCGGTGCAGCTCGCCCTCGGCATCATCGCGCGGGCACCTCACGAACGCGTCCTCGTCATCGCCGCCGACGTCGCCCGCTACGACGTCGACACCGCCGCCGAGCCCACCCAGGGCGCCGGCGCCGCCGCGATCCTGGTCTCCGCGGACCCCGACCTGATCGAGATCGAGCCCGCCGCCGGGGTCTTCACCGCTGACGTGGACGACTTCTGGCGCCCGAACGACCGCTCGACCGCGCTCGTCGACGGCCGACTGTCGGTGAGCGCCTACGTCGACGCCTTCGTCGGGGCGTGGGACGACCTGGCGTCGCAGGGCGGCCCGGCGTACGGGGACATCGCGCGCTTCGTGCACCACCAGCCCTTCACGAAGATGGCCCTCAAGGCGCACCGGAAGCTCACGCAGCACGTCGGGGAGCCCTTCGACGAGTCCGAGCTGGCGACCGGCTTCACCTACAACAAGCAGACCGGCAACACGTACACGGCGTCGCTCTGGATCGGGCTCGCAGCGCTGCTCGACCTCGACGACGACCTGGCCGGCGAGCGGATCGCCCTGTTCAGCTACGGCTCGGGCAGCGTCGGCGAGCTCATCACCGGCATCGTGCGCCCGGACTACCGGTCCCACCGCCGCGAGGGCCGCGTCCGCGACCTGCTCGAGGCGCGCGTGCCGCTGACCGTCGACGCGTACCGGGAGCTGCACGCCGCCGGCGCCGCCACGAGCGAGGACGTCGAGCGTCCCCGCGTCACGGCTGCGCCGTACCGCTTCGCGGGCGTGCGCGGTGGCGCGCGGCACTACGAGGCGACCGCTCAGGACTGA
- the mvaD gene encoding diphosphomevalonate decarboxylase: MTATAVAHPNIALVKYWGKADAQLALPATGSVSMGLDVFPTTTTVTLDGSAETDSLVLNGGAAPEGALLRVQQFLDLVRDLAGSADRAAVVSENTVPTGAGLASSASGFAALATAAAAAYGLDLSERDLSRLARRGSGSATRSIPGGVAVWHAGDDQGSYAERVPAPPMAMVVVTISAGEKAIGSREAMRRTIATSPFYPAWVTSTTETVDEMLDACAAGDFTRIGELTESNALRMHATIEGAFPPIRYLNARSVAVFDAVAELRAAGTEAYATADAGPNVVVLTKPEDRSAVATALAGLGDVIESGTGPGAQVVRSEGTGAPGVGVVRPEESAE; the protein is encoded by the coding sequence ATGACCGCCACCGCCGTCGCGCACCCCAACATCGCGCTCGTGAAGTACTGGGGCAAGGCCGACGCGCAGCTCGCCCTCCCCGCGACCGGCAGCGTGTCGATGGGCCTCGACGTGTTCCCGACCACGACGACCGTCACGCTCGACGGGTCGGCGGAGACCGACTCGCTGGTGCTCAACGGCGGAGCAGCGCCCGAGGGTGCCCTGCTCCGCGTGCAGCAGTTCCTCGACCTCGTGCGCGACCTCGCCGGTTCCGCCGACCGTGCCGCCGTCGTCTCGGAGAACACCGTGCCGACCGGCGCGGGGCTCGCATCGAGCGCGTCCGGCTTCGCCGCGCTCGCGACCGCGGCCGCGGCGGCCTACGGACTCGACCTGTCCGAGCGCGACCTGTCCCGGCTCGCCCGTCGCGGGTCCGGGTCGGCCACCCGGTCGATCCCCGGCGGCGTCGCGGTGTGGCACGCGGGTGACGACCAGGGCTCCTACGCCGAGCGCGTCCCCGCCCCGCCGATGGCCATGGTCGTGGTGACGATCTCGGCCGGCGAGAAGGCGATCGGCTCCCGCGAGGCGATGCGCCGCACGATCGCGACCTCGCCGTTCTACCCGGCCTGGGTGACCTCGACGACCGAGACCGTCGACGAGATGCTCGACGCCTGCGCCGCGGGGGACTTCACGCGCATCGGCGAGCTCACCGAGAGCAACGCGCTCCGCATGCACGCCACGATCGAGGGCGCCTTCCCGCCCATCCGGTACCTCAACGCCCGCAGCGTCGCCGTGTTCGACGCCGTCGCGGAGCTGCGTGCCGCGGGCACCGAGGCGTACGCCACGGCCGACGCCGGGCCGAACGTCGTCGTGCTCACGAAGCCCGAGGACCGGAGTGCCGTCGCGACCGCCCTCGCCGGCCTGGGAGACGTCATCGAGTCGGGCACCGGACCAGGCGCGCAGGTCGTCCGCTCCGAAGGAACGGGTGCACCCGGAGTGGGTGTCGTCCGACCGGAGGAGTCCGCCGAGTGA
- a CDS encoding chloride channel protein: MSATAPARAHLHTAGTRFGGAAVRLAIPALVVGAGAGVAAVVFRWLIQHATLVFSGHTDYSATTGHPANPWVPWLGSGFVVLAPVVGGLLYGPLIHRFAREARGHGVPEVMFAVDRNGGRIRGSVAVVKALASAICIGAGGSVGREGPIIQIGSALGSTIGRWARMPEVRLKTLVACGAAGGISATFNAPVAGVFFALELLLRDFTPTSFGAVAIASVTAALVGRAVFGDTAFLHLPAIGGITPPEYLLFALLGLLAGAVGIGFTRVLYLVEDACDLLWRATRGPEWARPVVGGVLLGLLLLALPQMYGVGYPVLERGVAGQYALGFLAVLVVGKVLATSLTLGIGGSGGVFAPSLFIGAMTGAAFGEVAAAVDPALRGQVAAFAVVGMGAVFAGSTRAPITAGIMLFELTGDYALVLPVVVAVVVATAVSKVLSRDTVYTLKLSRRGVDLTDSAVPARRLPGGTAGAAARDLGTVVPVTATAAQALDALASSGGTAVVVVDAEGRFAGVVSARSAGEAVLTDVDVADRPVLDVASEVRAVPAASGLASVVQDVVDAADTGGLPVVDRDGRPVGWLGQTEVLRALVPAT; this comes from the coding sequence GTGTCCGCAACTGCTCCAGCCCGCGCCCACCTGCACACCGCCGGGACCCGTTTCGGCGGCGCCGCCGTGCGGCTGGCGATCCCCGCCCTGGTCGTCGGTGCCGGAGCCGGGGTGGCCGCCGTCGTCTTCCGCTGGCTCATCCAGCACGCGACCCTCGTGTTCAGCGGGCACACGGACTACTCCGCGACCACCGGCCACCCGGCGAACCCGTGGGTGCCCTGGCTCGGGAGCGGGTTCGTCGTCCTGGCGCCCGTCGTCGGCGGACTCCTCTACGGCCCGCTCATCCACCGCTTCGCGCGTGAGGCGCGCGGCCACGGCGTCCCCGAGGTGATGTTCGCGGTCGACCGGAACGGCGGACGGATCCGGGGCAGTGTCGCGGTCGTGAAGGCGCTCGCCAGTGCGATCTGCATCGGCGCCGGTGGCTCCGTCGGCAGGGAGGGGCCGATCATCCAGATCGGCTCCGCGCTCGGCTCCACGATCGGTCGCTGGGCGCGGATGCCCGAGGTCCGGCTGAAGACCCTCGTCGCGTGCGGTGCTGCCGGAGGCATCTCGGCGACCTTCAACGCCCCGGTCGCCGGTGTCTTCTTCGCCCTCGAACTGCTCCTCCGCGACTTCACCCCGACGTCGTTCGGTGCCGTCGCGATCGCGAGCGTGACGGCCGCGCTCGTCGGGCGTGCGGTCTTCGGCGACACCGCGTTCCTGCACCTGCCGGCCATCGGGGGCATCACCCCGCCGGAGTACCTGCTCTTCGCGCTCCTCGGGCTGCTCGCGGGTGCGGTCGGGATCGGCTTCACGCGGGTGCTCTACCTCGTCGAGGATGCCTGCGACCTGCTCTGGAGGGCGACGCGCGGTCCGGAGTGGGCTCGGCCGGTCGTCGGCGGGGTGCTCCTCGGGCTGCTGCTGCTCGCCCTGCCGCAGATGTACGGCGTCGGGTACCCCGTGCTCGAACGCGGGGTGGCCGGTCAGTACGCCCTGGGTTTCCTCGCCGTGCTCGTGGTCGGCAAGGTCCTCGCGACGTCGCTGACGCTCGGCATCGGTGGCTCGGGCGGTGTCTTCGCCCCGTCGTTGTTCATCGGCGCGATGACCGGCGCCGCGTTCGGCGAGGTCGCCGCCGCGGTCGACCCGGCCCTGCGCGGGCAGGTCGCGGCCTTCGCGGTCGTCGGGATGGGGGCGGTGTTCGCGGGGTCGACCCGTGCTCCGATCACCGCCGGGATCATGCTGTTCGAGCTCACCGGCGACTACGCCCTCGTCCTGCCGGTCGTCGTCGCGGTCGTCGTCGCGACGGCCGTGTCGAAGGTGCTGTCCCGCGACACGGTCTACACGCTCAAGCTCAGTCGGCGCGGCGTGGACCTCACCGACTCCGCGGTCCCCGCCCGTCGACTCCCGGGCGGGACGGCAGGGGCGGCGGCGCGGGACCTCGGGACGGTGGTCCCGGTGACGGCCACCGCCGCGCAGGCGCTCGACGCCCTCGCGTCGTCCGGGGGAACTGCCGTGGTCGTCGTGGACGCCGAGGGGCGCTTCGCCGGCGTCGTGTCGGCACGGTCTGCCGGTGAGGCCGTCCTGACGGACGTGGACGTCGCGGACCGACCGGTGCTCGACGTCGCGTCCGAGGTGCGGGCGGTCCCGGCAGCGTCCGGTCTGGCGTCCGTCGTGCAGGACGTCGTGGACGCGGCGGACACCGGTGGGCTGCCGGTGGTCGACCGGGACGGCCGACCGGTCGGGTGGCTGGGACAGACGGAGGTGCTGCGGGCACTGGTCCCCGCCACGTGA
- a CDS encoding zinc-binding dehydrogenase gives MRAVVHETFGEPADVLTVAERPVLQPGPGQVLVRTVLSPIHNHDLWTIRGTYGFKPELPAASGTEALGVVEALGEGVDRLQVGQRVAGGTFGVWAEYYVADAAGLVPVPDAMPDESAAQLVSMPFSAISLLHSLDLHEGDWIIQNAANGAVGRMVAQLGKARGINVIGLVRRAEGVEELREQGIDRIVATDAEGWQDRVRELTGGAPIVAGVESVGGKAAGDIASVLGENGTLVVFGAMASPTLEIPSGKVIFGQLTVKGFWGAVVSRTMPAETKGQLFGELITRVLDGSLTLPVSETFVFEDARDAARASDTAGRVGKVLLRP, from the coding sequence ATGCGCGCCGTCGTCCACGAGACCTTCGGTGAGCCTGCCGACGTCCTGACCGTCGCCGAGCGGCCCGTCCTGCAGCCCGGCCCCGGCCAGGTGCTCGTCCGGACCGTCCTCTCCCCGATCCACAACCACGACCTGTGGACGATCCGCGGCACCTACGGCTTCAAGCCCGAGCTCCCCGCAGCGAGCGGCACCGAGGCGCTCGGCGTCGTCGAGGCCCTGGGCGAGGGCGTCGACCGTCTGCAGGTCGGCCAGCGCGTCGCCGGTGGCACCTTCGGCGTCTGGGCCGAGTACTACGTCGCCGACGCCGCCGGCCTCGTCCCCGTGCCGGACGCCATGCCGGACGAGTCCGCCGCGCAGCTCGTGTCGATGCCGTTCAGCGCGATCAGCCTGCTGCACTCACTCGACCTGCACGAGGGCGACTGGATCATCCAGAACGCCGCGAACGGTGCCGTCGGCCGCATGGTCGCGCAGCTCGGCAAGGCGCGCGGCATCAACGTGATCGGCCTCGTCCGTCGCGCCGAGGGCGTCGAGGAACTGCGCGAGCAGGGCATCGACCGCATCGTCGCCACCGACGCCGAGGGCTGGCAGGACCGGGTCCGCGAGCTCACCGGCGGCGCCCCGATCGTCGCGGGCGTCGAGTCCGTCGGCGGGAAGGCCGCCGGGGACATCGCCTCGGTGCTGGGCGAGAACGGCACCCTGGTCGTCTTCGGCGCGATGGCGTCGCCGACGCTCGAGATCCCGTCGGGCAAGGTCATCTTCGGCCAGCTCACGGTCAAGGGCTTCTGGGGCGCGGTCGTCAGCAGGACCATGCCGGCCGAGACCAAGGGCCAGCTCTTCGGCGAGCTGATCACCCGCGTGCTCGACGGCTCGCTGACGCTCCCCGTCTCCGAGACCTTCGTGTTCGAGGACGCCCGCGACGCGGCGCGTGCCAGCGACACCGCCGGCCGCGTCGGCAAGGTGCTCCTGCGCCCGTAG
- a CDS encoding MarR family winged helix-turn-helix transcriptional regulator, with protein MSDIDEVLAASRGLLGVVARSMTTALEHVTVPQFRLIVLVTTLGPTRAGDLAERLAVGPSTLTRNVDRLVAGGWVERRPGSLNRREVLVAATDRGRALVDEVSARRSRELAEVLDRVPESDRATVVAGMRALRTAMDEPLPEEVSGFGG; from the coding sequence ATGTCCGACATCGACGAGGTGCTCGCGGCGTCCCGGGGCCTGCTCGGCGTCGTCGCGCGGTCCATGACGACCGCGCTCGAGCATGTCACCGTCCCGCAGTTCCGGCTCATCGTGCTCGTCACCACGCTGGGGCCGACCCGCGCCGGTGACCTCGCCGAGCGTCTCGCGGTCGGGCCGTCGACGCTCACGCGGAACGTCGACCGGCTGGTGGCCGGCGGATGGGTGGAGCGTCGACCCGGATCGCTGAACCGACGCGAGGTGCTCGTCGCCGCCACCGACCGTGGTCGCGCGCTCGTCGACGAGGTGAGTGCCCGTCGGAGCCGCGAGCTCGCCGAGGTGCTGGACCGGGTGCCGGAGTCGGACCGAGCCACCGTGGTCGCCGGCATGCGGGCGCTCCGGACGGCGATGGACGAGCCGCTCCCGGAGGAGGTCTCGGGCTTCGGCGGGTAG
- a CDS encoding DUF4396 domain-containing protein: MVELGAGSFPVALTVACAALLVVAVGCAVFVAVDVVRHPPHMGVMALVWPLTMLFGSVAWLVFYLRRGRATAPDHGRWAGTAIDTSHCGAGCALGDLVGEFGLAWFPALGALVGLGSLYQDRMVAGWVVDFVLAYLLGIGFQYFAIAPMRGLGVRAGLVAALKADTLSIIAWQVGMYGLMAVWQLAVFPAVFGGRASVFSPEFWVAMQLAMVAGFVCAYPVNAWLVRRGIKEAM; the protein is encoded by the coding sequence GTGGTCGAACTCGGCGCCGGATCCTTCCCGGTCGCACTCACCGTCGCGTGTGCAGCGCTGCTCGTGGTCGCGGTCGGCTGTGCCGTGTTCGTCGCCGTCGACGTGGTGCGGCACCCTCCGCACATGGGCGTCATGGCGCTCGTGTGGCCGCTCACGATGCTGTTCGGCAGTGTCGCCTGGCTGGTCTTCTACCTCCGGCGGGGTCGGGCCACCGCGCCGGACCACGGGCGGTGGGCGGGGACCGCGATCGACACGAGTCACTGCGGTGCCGGGTGCGCGCTCGGTGACCTCGTCGGGGAGTTCGGACTGGCGTGGTTCCCCGCGCTCGGTGCGCTGGTCGGGCTCGGCTCGCTGTACCAGGACCGCATGGTCGCCGGGTGGGTCGTGGACTTCGTGCTCGCCTACCTGCTGGGCATCGGGTTCCAGTACTTCGCGATCGCCCCGATGCGCGGGCTCGGGGTCCGTGCGGGGCTGGTCGCCGCGCTCAAGGCGGACACGCTGAGCATCATCGCGTGGCAGGTCGGGATGTACGGACTCATGGCGGTGTGGCAGCTCGCGGTCTTCCCGGCGGTCTTCGGCGGCCGGGCCAGCGTCTTCTCGCCCGAGTTCTGGGTCGCGATGCAGCTCGCCATGGTCGCCGGCTTCGTCTGCGCCTACCCGGTCAACGCCTGGCTCGTGCGCCGCGGCATCAAGGAGGCCATGTGA
- a CDS encoding organic hydroperoxide resistance protein — protein MDVLYTAEALATGEGRNGHVATSDGRVEHDLAIPKEMGGSGNGANPEQLFAAGYAACFHSALQGVARAQKVKITDSTVGGRVSIGPNGQGGYQLAVMLEVVIPDVEHDVAQALADAAHQVCPYSNATRGNIDVTIVVSED, from the coding sequence ATGGACGTCCTCTACACCGCCGAGGCCCTCGCCACGGGCGAGGGCCGCAACGGCCACGTCGCCACCAGCGACGGTCGCGTCGAGCACGACCTCGCCATCCCGAAGGAGATGGGTGGCTCCGGCAACGGCGCGAACCCCGAGCAGCTCTTCGCGGCCGGCTACGCCGCGTGCTTCCACTCCGCGCTGCAGGGCGTCGCCCGCGCGCAGAAGGTGAAGATCACCGACTCGACCGTCGGCGGCCGCGTCTCGATCGGCCCGAACGGCCAGGGCGGGTACCAGCTCGCCGTCATGCTCGAGGTCGTCATCCCGGACGTCGAGCACGACGTCGCCCAGGCCCTCGCGGACGCTGCACATCAGGTCTGCCCGTACTCGAACGCCACCCGCGGCAACATCGACGTCACCATCGTCGTCTCGGAGGACTGA
- a CDS encoding hydroxymethylglutaryl-CoA reductase encodes MTDLLTPIPTKWVGPIRVSGNAVEGEHEVPLATYESPLWPSVGRGARISRMVEGGIVATVVDERMTRSVVVKADSAAAAHIAAGRILARQDELEQIVAGQSRFAKLIEVHPEIVGDLLFLRFAFTTGDASGHNMVTQAADRLLPAILGWEPGLRYVSVSGNFCTDKKATAVNGIRGRGRNTIAEIVIPGEIVEKRLRSSAERIAELNVAKNLVGSTIAGALRSANAHYANMLLGFYLATGQDAANIVEGSQGITYAEARGDDLYFSTALPHLIVGTVGNGKGGDLPVVEDALVRLGCREDREPGANARRLAALCAATVLCGELSLLAAQTNPGELMAAHVAMERRGSKPAGGAA; translated from the coding sequence ATGACCGACCTGCTGACCCCGATCCCGACGAAGTGGGTCGGGCCGATCCGCGTGAGCGGCAACGCCGTCGAGGGCGAGCACGAGGTGCCCCTCGCCACGTACGAGTCGCCGCTGTGGCCGTCCGTCGGCCGCGGTGCCCGCATCTCGCGCATGGTCGAGGGCGGCATCGTCGCGACCGTCGTCGACGAGCGGATGACCCGCTCGGTCGTCGTGAAGGCCGACAGCGCCGCCGCCGCGCACATCGCCGCCGGGCGGATCCTGGCGCGCCAGGACGAGCTCGAGCAGATCGTCGCCGGGCAGAGCCGGTTCGCGAAGCTCATCGAGGTGCACCCCGAGATCGTCGGCGACCTGCTGTTCCTGCGCTTCGCGTTCACCACGGGCGACGCCTCCGGCCACAACATGGTCACGCAGGCGGCGGACAGGCTGCTGCCCGCGATCCTCGGCTGGGAGCCGGGCCTGCGGTACGTCAGCGTCTCCGGCAACTTCTGCACCGACAAGAAGGCCACCGCGGTGAACGGCATCCGCGGACGCGGCCGGAACACCATCGCCGAGATCGTGATCCCGGGCGAGATCGTCGAGAAGCGGCTGCGGTCGAGCGCCGAGCGCATCGCCGAGCTCAACGTCGCGAAGAACCTGGTCGGGTCGACGATCGCCGGGGCCCTGCGCTCCGCGAACGCGCACTACGCGAACATGCTCCTCGGCTTCTACCTGGCCACCGGGCAGGACGCCGCGAACATCGTCGAGGGCTCCCAGGGCATCACCTACGCCGAGGCCCGCGGCGACGACCTGTACTTCTCCACCGCGCTGCCGCACCTGATCGTCGGCACGGTCGGCAACGGGAAGGGCGGGGACCTGCCCGTCGTCGAGGACGCCCTGGTGCGCCTCGGCTGCCGCGAGGACCGAGAGCCCGGCGCGAACGCCCGCCGCCTGGCCGCCCTGTGCGCCGCGACGGTGCTCTGCGGTGAGCTGTCGCTGCTCGCCGCGCAGACCAACCCGGGGGAGCTGATGGCGGCGCACGTCGCCATGGAACGTCGCGGGTCGAAGCCCGCCGGAGGTGCCGCATGA
- a CDS encoding MarR family winged helix-turn-helix transcriptional regulator, whose product MPVTDEMVCFSLYAASRATTQAYRALLEPWGLTYPQYLVLVTLWIEGDQTVSTLGDHLQLDSGTLSPLLRRMEQADLVRRERRSTDERVVTVTLGERGSSIRPELAHVPARIAAGMGLSDEQAALELIATLQRLTATMHAAGTTTPDTPTASDD is encoded by the coding sequence ATGCCGGTGACCGACGAGATGGTGTGCTTCTCGCTGTACGCGGCGTCCCGGGCCACGACCCAGGCGTACCGCGCACTGCTCGAGCCCTGGGGACTGACCTACCCCCAGTACCTCGTCCTCGTGACCCTGTGGATCGAGGGCGACCAGACCGTCTCGACGCTCGGCGACCACCTGCAGCTCGACTCCGGGACCCTGTCGCCGCTCCTGCGCCGCATGGAGCAGGCCGACCTCGTCCGCCGCGAGCGCCGCAGCACCGACGAGCGCGTCGTCACCGTGACCCTCGGCGAGCGCGGCAGCTCGATCCGCCCCGAGCTCGCGCACGTCCCCGCCCGGATCGCGGCCGGGATGGGCCTGTCCGACGAGCAGGCCGCACTCGAGCTCATCGCGACGCTCCAGCGCCTGACCGCGACGATGCACGCCGCCGGCACCACGACCCCCGACACCCCCACAGCGTCGGACGACTGA
- the mvk gene encoding mevalonate kinase: protein MTHHDTDSTATPSAGSPLRTGTASSHGKTILIGEHAVVYGVPALVLPVLDVRVTATVTPVTPEDGSRLESTVHTGPLDTAPAAVLPTVTAVTATLRHLGAEEQHVHVRVDSAVPTARGMGSSAAVAAAVTAAVADVFGRTLDPEEHHELVQECERVAHGRPSGLDARGVVAEVPVWFEGGVVEPVPLGAAFTFVVADTGVPGHTRAAVAAVRERHDADPASVDTVVAAIGALARRARGTLEDGDAQALGATMDAAHELLTELDVSSADLDRLVDAARRADALGAKLTGGGRGGCVLALVADGEHADRVSAALRAAGATETWTTTIGARA, encoded by the coding sequence ATGACCCACCACGACACCGACAGCACCGCGACCCCGAGCGCAGGGAGCCCCCTCCGCACCGGCACCGCGTCGTCCCACGGCAAGACGATCCTGATCGGCGAGCACGCCGTGGTGTACGGCGTACCCGCACTCGTGCTCCCCGTGCTCGACGTCCGCGTCACCGCGACCGTGACCCCGGTGACCCCTGAGGACGGCAGCCGACTCGAGTCCACCGTGCACACGGGGCCACTCGACACCGCCCCCGCCGCGGTCCTGCCGACCGTGACGGCCGTCACCGCGACGCTCCGCCACCTCGGCGCGGAGGAACAGCACGTGCACGTGCGGGTCGACAGCGCTGTACCGACCGCCCGCGGCATGGGATCGAGCGCCGCGGTCGCCGCCGCCGTCACCGCGGCCGTGGCCGACGTCTTCGGCCGGACCCTCGACCCCGAGGAGCACCACGAGCTCGTGCAGGAGTGCGAGCGCGTCGCCCACGGTCGTCCGTCCGGCCTCGACGCCCGAGGGGTCGTCGCCGAGGTCCCCGTGTGGTTCGAGGGCGGCGTGGTCGAGCCCGTCCCGCTCGGCGCGGCGTTCACCTTCGTCGTCGCGGACACCGGCGTCCCCGGGCACACGCGCGCGGCCGTCGCGGCCGTCCGGGAACGCCACGACGCCGACCCCGCCTCGGTCGACACGGTCGTCGCAGCGATCGGCGCCCTCGCGCGACGCGCACGGGGGACGCTCGAGGATGGCGATGCCCAGGCCCTCGGTGCCACGATGGACGCCGCGCACGAACTGCTCACCGAACTCGACGTGTCGAGCGCGGACCTCGACCGGCTCGTCGACGCCGCACGCCGTGCGGACGCCCTCGGCGCGAAGCTCACCGGCGGTGGGCGCGGCGGATGCGTCCTCGCGCTCGTCGCGGACGGGGAGCACGCCGACCGCGTGTCCGCCGCACTCCGTGCCGCGGGCGCGACGGAGACCTGGACCACCACGATCGGAGCCCGCGCTTGA